The region ATATAATCTTAAAAACCCTTTAAATAGTATTGTTTAAAGGGTTTTTTTATGCTTCAAATTCTTAAAATCATTATTAAAGTCTACTTTTGGCACGTCTTTAGTAAAAAATTGTAAATTAAACCAAAGCCTATGTTTTATATCATAGATATTTTAGGAACCATATCTTTTGCTATTTCGGGGGTATTAGTCGCATTAAATAAGCGTATGGATCCGTTCGGGATTTTTATTATAGCCTTCGTAACGGCTACAGGTGGTGGAACGCTTAGGGATATTCTTATAGGTAGTACTCCAGTGTTTTGGATGGAGAATATGATTTATGTGTATGTGATTGCAATTACTACAATTTTAGCTGTAATTATAAAGCAAAGAATAGATTATTTAAGAACCCCTATGTTTTTGTTTGATACTATTGGTATAGGCTTATATACTCTTGTAGGTATACAAAAGGGTATAAACCTAAATTTTCACCCTTTAATATGTATATCTTTAGGAACTATTTCGGCATGTTTTGGTGGTGTTATTAGAGATATATTATGTAATGATATCCCTGTAATTTTTAGAAATGAAATTTATGCTACAGCATGTATTGTTGGAGGTATTTCTTTTTTCTTATTACGAGAATTACAGGTAGAAAGTAATCTTATTTATTTAATATCTGGTTTTATAATTATTGCAATACGGCTTTTGGCTGTACGTTTTAAAATTAGTTTACCAAGCGTATATAGTGATGATGAGGTTGTTTAATTAATAATTTCAATGCTTTGTATGTAAACATTATGTAAAGGCCATTCTGCATTATCTGTTTCTACATTCGAAATTTTATCTACAACATCCATTCCGTTAATAACTTTTCCAAATATGGTGTAATCTCCATCTAAATGGTGTGCACCACCAGGAGCTTGTACAATAAAAAACTCGTAAGGCGAAGCTAATTTATAAGGGTTTTCAATATCGCTACTTGGCATGGAAATAACACCTCTATCATGTGTAAAGCCTCGTTTTGCATCTGTAGGTAAAAGGTATTTTCCAATATCAACTCGTCGTTTGCCAATCTCAGGATCATCACTACTACCACCTTGAATAATAAAGTTTTTTACAACTCTATAAAATTGTGTATTTGTAAAATACCCCTGTTTGGTTAAAAATATAAAGTTGGCACGATGAAATTTTGTTTCGTTGAAGAGTAAAATATCTATAGTTCCAAATTCTGTAGTTATTCTAACTTTGTTCTCTTTATGGTGCTTTTCATACTGAAGAAAAAATTCCATAGCATTATCATCCGTTAATACAGGGAATTCACGTGTGTTTTCGGCAGTGTTAATTAAACTGTCTTGTTTTACACTAGCTTTTTCAGTAGTCTTAGTTGTTGAAGTTTCTGGTATAGGATTTAAAGTATTATTTTTTTTAGATTTCGTATCTTCACAATTAAATAACAAAAGAAACAAACAACTGTAAACTAAGACTCTCATAGATGAATTTTAATGATTTTATAAAGTTAAGATCAAAAATAGAAAATATACCGCTTCCAGCCGAAGCATCTCAGTTTAAAATGTCGCCTCCTTTTAGAACTCAACTTTTGGAAATGGATAAAATTAAGATGAAAACCGCTAGAAAAGCAGCGGTTATGGCTTTATTTTATCCCGATACATTACAGCAAACAAGTCTGGTTTTAATTTTAAGAAATACGTATAAGGGCGTGCATTCTGCTCAAATCGGATTTCCAGGAGGTAAGGTAGAGCCTGAAGACGATTCTTTAAAAGCCGCAGCCATAAGAGAGACCTTTGAAGAAGTTGGAGTGCCGGAAGAAAATATAGAAGTATGGCGTAAAATTACTGATATTTATATCCCACCAAGTCATTTTATAGTACAACCATTTATTGGAATAGCCGAGAAAACACCTGTTTTTTTAAAGCAAGACACGGAAGTAGATGCCATAATTGAGGTGCCTTTGGTAGAATTTTTAAGCGATACTAATGTAGTGACTAAAAGAGTAACAACATCTTACGCTCAAGAAATAGATGTGCCAGCGTTTATTTTTCAAGGTCATGTAGTTTGGGGTGCAACGGCTATGATGCTTAGCGAAGTAAAAGACATTTTAAAAGGGGTGCGATATCTTTGAGTTTTCCCTACATTTGTAAATTCAAAAAACAGACAAAAATCATGGGATTGTTGAAACGAAATCCTTTCGGACATATACTTTTATTAAAAAAATGGATTATTAGATTCTTAGGAATCTTAACACATAGACGTTTTAGAGGGTTTAATGAACTACAAATTGAAGGTTCTGAAATTTTAAAAGATTTACCAGATCAAAACGTGCTTTTTATTTCTAATCATCAAACATACTTTGCAGATGTGGTAGCAATGTTTCATGTATTTAATGCTAGTTTGAGTGGTCGGGAAGACTCTATAAAAAATATAGGTTATATCTGGCATCCTAAACTTAATTTGTATTACGTAGCGGCTAAAGAGACTATGAAAGCTGGATTGTTACCTAAAATTTTTGCTTATGCGGGGTCTATAAGTATTGAGCGTACTTGGAGATCTGAAGGGAAGGATGTTAACAGACAAGTAAAGATGAGTGATATTTCTAGTATTGCTACAGCTTTAAAAGACGGGTGGGTAATTACTTTTCCGCAAGGTACTACGACACCGTTTAAACCTATTAGAAAAGGTACTGCACATATTATTAAACGTTATCAGCCTATAGTAATTCCTGTAGTTATAGATGGTTTTAGACGTTCTTTTGATAAAAAGGGGTTACGTATCAAGAAAAAGAATATTCTTCAAACAATGGAGATTAAAGCGCCTTTAGATATCGATTATGAAAATGATACAATTGATAATATTGTTGAGAAAATTGAATATTCTATAGAGCAACATCCTTCATTCTTAAAAGTACTGACTAAACAACAAATTCAAGATATGGAAGAATTAAATAAGAAAAGGGAATATTAATTATAAATCCATTTTCTTTAATTCTCTATAATTGCGATTTAACCTTTTTAGTAAAATACCATAAATTAGCCAATAAAATCCGAGTAATATAGTAATGGTAATGGTTAAAATTCCAGCGGTAATTAATATGATATTTGAATAAAACATAAATATTTGGCCGCTAGCAGCAGCTTCATTTAGTTTTGAGCTTAAATGAGGATCTTGTTTAATATCTAATAACAAAACGGCTATTGTAGAAATTACTATAAAAACAAGGTTAAAAATGACATACAGTTTTACAGTATGACGAGTTTTTAAAATATTTTCCATTAACTTCTTTGCACTATCAGTAGTAGATATCTTTTTGTAGTTCTTGTAAAACAAGTAAAAGAAGTAAAATAAAACGATATAGGCTACAACGGATAAAACTTCTAAAACAGTTTCTATAACAGTTCCTTTAAAACGAGTTATACTTTCATTATCCTTAAAACTAAAGGATATTATAGTCCAAAATACAAATTCTAATAAGCTAATTATAAAAATCCATTTCACGGTAGAAGAGGATTTTTTTAAATGCATTTTATAAATATCATTATAGGATAACTTCGGAAAGTTTTGATTTTCCGGTTTATTCCAGTCTTTCTTTAAAAGATCTAATTCATCCATAGATTTTTTACGGATTTAAAATGGTTTTTAATTTCGTTTTTACCCGATTCATCTTCACTCTGGCATTCACTTCACTTATTCCCATTGTTTCACTAATTTCTTTATAGTTTTTGTCCTCTAAATACAAAAACACAAGTGCTTTTTCAATGTCGTTTAATTGTTTTACGGCACTGTAAAGCAGTTTTAATTGTTGTTCCTCAGTATCGTCATACTCTTCCGCTTTTATTCTAAATTGAACAGCATCAAAATTCTGAGTTGTAATTGTTCGTTTCGATTTTCTATATAACGTAATAGCAGTGTTTAATCCAATACGATACATCCAAGTACTAAACTTTGCATCACCACGAAACTTTGGATACGCTTTCCAAAGTTGAATAGTAATTTCTTGAAACAAATCGTTGTGAGCGTCATAATCATTCGTGTACAAACGGCACACTTTATGAATGATGTTTTGATGCTCTTCAAGCAATTGTATAAAGTTATGTTCTTGGTCTTTATTCAAGTCGAGAGGTTAGTTAAGATATTAGTGTCTTTTATTTAGCAATTGTTACAAAACTTCTCAAATTTTGTTTTTGCTTTTTTTAATTTTATAGGTCTTAAATAGGTGTTTTTGTATGATTTATATGTATAAAATGGTTGTTATTTTGTTGGTTAAAATATTTATATTTTTTTAAAATTATTATTTAGGTAATAATGTTTAATATTTTGACTATGTGTTTATTAGTTGTTGTATATAGATAAAGTCTATGGTTGCTTTTTGTAGTTAGTTATTCATGACAAGTTAGTGTTTTTTAAATATGCGAAATTTTGCTGAGTTTTATATGATTTTGATATAAAAAATTAATAAGTATGCTATTACAATTATAGAATATAAACTCAATTATAGTTAAAAATAAGCGTGGAACGCGGGGCAAAAATCAAAGATCTAGAATGGAGTTTTTGTGGTTTCTGAATGTGTAGTCGATGCATTTACAATTCATCCTAAAAATATAACAGTTGGGTCTTATAAAGTTCTGTAGCTCTCTATTCCGTTTCATTTTTGTGTTGTTAACTAAAACAATCAACCATGAAACTTTTGCATTCACTCTTATTTATTATTTGTTTTTTCAATCTAGGTACATCTGTTTCCCAAACCTTAATTTCGGGTCAGGTTAAAGATGTTAAAAATAATCCTATTGTAGGCGCTAATGTCTATATAGAAGGCTCTTATGATGGAGCAACCACAGACGAGGCTGGCGCATTTAGTTTTAAAACCACAAAAACTGCTTCGCAAACGCTAATTGTTTCATTTTTAAGTTACGAGACGTATCGTAAATACGCAGATGTGTCCGCATTCCAAGATATTATTGTTAAGCTTAAAGAAGACGTTAATACATTAGACGCCGTGGTACTTTCTGCAGGAACTTTTTCAGCTGGAGATAATAGTAAGGTAAATGCATTATCTGCGCTAGATGTAGTTACTACGGCAAGTGCGGTAGGCGATTTTGTAGGAGCGTTACAAACGTTGCCAGGAACCACAACAGTTGCCGAAGACGGAAGGTTGTTTGTGAGAGGTGGTGAAGCCGACGAAACTCAGATTTTTATTGATGGTGTTCGGGTATTTACGCCTTACACACCTACTACCAATAATGTGCCTTCTAGAGGGCGATATTCGCCATTTTTATTTGATGGTATTACGTTTTCTACCGGAGGGTATTCTGCCGAATATGGTCAGGCCTTATCCAGTGTACTTTTATTAAATACCATTGATGAGCCTGAACAAAACAAAACAGATATTGGTATAATGACCGTTGGAGGCGCATTAGGACATACTAAAAAATGGGATAAAAGTGCTTTAAGTGTAAATGGGTCGTATATAAATTTGGCGCCCTATAACAAGCTGTTTCCAGATAGAAATGATTGGGAAAAGCCATACGAAGGTTTTTCTGGTGAAGCCGTTTATCGTAGAACATTTGATAATGGCTTGTTTAAGTTGTATTCGGCATTAGAGTATAGTGTGTTTGAGTTAACTCAAGAAGATATTAATTATGCTAATGGCATTCACTATCGGTTAAAAAATAGAAACTTGTATGTAAACACGTCGTATCAAGGGAAGTTAAATTCAAACTGGTCTGTATTTGCGGGTGGGAGTTATACTAATAATAAATTAGATACAGAGGTTATAGATGATACGGTTGATAATTTAGAACATTCTATACATGCTAAATTTAGATTGAAATACCGTTTTAATAACAGGTTTAAATTGAATTTTGGAATCGAGTATTTTCTAACCATTTTTGATGAAACTCACACCTCCCCAACAGTAGATGCAGAACCTTATGGTTTTAATGCTAATATTGCAGCAGCCTTTACTGAAGCCGATATGGTGTTTACAAAAAAGCTAGCATTAAAAGCTGGAATAAGAGCAGAATATAGTGAGTTTTTTAAAGCTTTTGAGGTGGCTCCGCGGGTATCTTTAGCATATAAAACGTCGTCTAAGAGTCAAGTATCTTTGGCTTATGGTTTGTTTTATCAAAATCCAAACAACGATGTTTTAAAGTTTAATCAAAATATTGATTCAGAGAAAACTAGTCATTACATATTAAACTATCAGTTAAATACAGACGGACGTTTGTTTAGAGCAGAAGCCTATTATAAAAACTATTCAAATTTAATAAAATATAATACAGAATATATTAGTTATAATAGTGTGTTTAATAATACTGGTTATGGCTATGCCAAAGGGATAGATTTGTTTTTTAGAGACAATAAATCTCTTAAAAATTTTGATTATTGGGTGAGTTATTCCTTCCTGGATACCGAACGCGATTATAAAAATTACCCTACCGCTGCACAACCAAATTTTGCAAATACACATAACTTGTCTGTCGTTGGAAAATATTGGATAGACCATTGGAAAAGTCAGGTGGGATTTAGTTACAGTTTAGCATCTGGACGTACGTATACCAATCCCAATGAAACAGGCTTTTTAAACCAAAAAACAAAAGCTTACAATAGTTTAAGTTTAAATTGGGCGTATTTATTAAGTCCACAAAAGATTTTATATCTGTCTGTTAGTAATGCATTAGATTTTAAAAATGTTAATGGGTATCAATATGCAAATACGCCAAATAGTAATGGGGTGTATGATAGACGTGCATTAAGACCTGCAGCCGATCAGTTTTTCTTTATCGGGTTCTTCTGGACCATTAGCGATAATGGTACCGATAATCAATTAGATAATTTATAAGTTAGTAAGTGTGTATCTTAATTTTTGGGTAGAAGTTACCGTATGTGTTGCTTAGGGCTTTAAAAGTAAAACACTAAAGATGTTGGGCTTATCGAAAATTTATCCAAAAATTTCAAGTTGCTTGTTTATTTCCGGTTCTTTCTTTTTACTGCAAGTTGTGGCGAGTTCTTGAAATTTAGGTAAAGGTT is a window of Formosa sediminum DNA encoding:
- a CDS encoding trimeric intracellular cation channel family protein, with product MFYIIDILGTISFAISGVLVALNKRMDPFGIFIIAFVTATGGGTLRDILIGSTPVFWMENMIYVYVIAITTILAVIIKQRIDYLRTPMFLFDTIGIGLYTLVGIQKGINLNFHPLICISLGTISACFGGVIRDILCNDIPVIFRNEIYATACIVGGISFFLLRELQVESNLIYLISGFIIIAIRLLAVRFKISLPSVYSDDEVV
- a CDS encoding peptidylprolyl isomerase, producing MRVLVYSCLFLLLFNCEDTKSKKNNTLNPIPETSTTKTTEKASVKQDSLINTAENTREFPVLTDDNAMEFFLQYEKHHKENKVRITTEFGTIDILLFNETKFHRANFIFLTKQGYFTNTQFYRVVKNFIIQGGSSDDPEIGKRRVDIGKYLLPTDAKRGFTHDRGVISMPSSDIENPYKLASPYEFFIVQAPGGAHHLDGDYTIFGKVINGMDVVDKISNVETDNAEWPLHNVYIQSIEIIN
- a CDS encoding NUDIX hydrolase translates to MNFNDFIKLRSKIENIPLPAEASQFKMSPPFRTQLLEMDKIKMKTARKAAVMALFYPDTLQQTSLVLILRNTYKGVHSAQIGFPGGKVEPEDDSLKAAAIRETFEEVGVPEENIEVWRKITDIYIPPSHFIVQPFIGIAEKTPVFLKQDTEVDAIIEVPLVEFLSDTNVVTKRVTTSYAQEIDVPAFIFQGHVVWGATAMMLSEVKDILKGVRYL
- a CDS encoding lysophospholipid acyltransferase family protein, with amino-acid sequence MGLLKRNPFGHILLLKKWIIRFLGILTHRRFRGFNELQIEGSEILKDLPDQNVLFISNHQTYFADVVAMFHVFNASLSGREDSIKNIGYIWHPKLNLYYVAAKETMKAGLLPKIFAYAGSISIERTWRSEGKDVNRQVKMSDISSIATALKDGWVITFPQGTTTPFKPIRKGTAHIIKRYQPIVIPVVIDGFRRSFDKKGLRIKKKNILQTMEIKAPLDIDYENDTIDNIVEKIEYSIEQHPSFLKVLTKQQIQDMEELNKKREY
- a CDS encoding RNA polymerase sigma factor; its protein translation is MNKDQEHNFIQLLEEHQNIIHKVCRLYTNDYDAHNDLFQEITIQLWKAYPKFRGDAKFSTWMYRIGLNTAITLYRKSKRTITTQNFDAVQFRIKAEEYDDTEEQQLKLLYSAVKQLNDIEKALVFLYLEDKNYKEISETMGISEVNARVKMNRVKTKLKTILNP
- a CDS encoding TonB-dependent receptor; protein product: MKLLHSLLFIICFFNLGTSVSQTLISGQVKDVKNNPIVGANVYIEGSYDGATTDEAGAFSFKTTKTASQTLIVSFLSYETYRKYADVSAFQDIIVKLKEDVNTLDAVVLSAGTFSAGDNSKVNALSALDVVTTASAVGDFVGALQTLPGTTTVAEDGRLFVRGGEADETQIFIDGVRVFTPYTPTTNNVPSRGRYSPFLFDGITFSTGGYSAEYGQALSSVLLLNTIDEPEQNKTDIGIMTVGGALGHTKKWDKSALSVNGSYINLAPYNKLFPDRNDWEKPYEGFSGEAVYRRTFDNGLFKLYSALEYSVFELTQEDINYANGIHYRLKNRNLYVNTSYQGKLNSNWSVFAGGSYTNNKLDTEVIDDTVDNLEHSIHAKFRLKYRFNNRFKLNFGIEYFLTIFDETHTSPTVDAEPYGFNANIAAAFTEADMVFTKKLALKAGIRAEYSEFFKAFEVAPRVSLAYKTSSKSQVSLAYGLFYQNPNNDVLKFNQNIDSEKTSHYILNYQLNTDGRLFRAEAYYKNYSNLIKYNTEYISYNSVFNNTGYGYAKGIDLFFRDNKSLKNFDYWVSYSFLDTERDYKNYPTAAQPNFANTHNLSVVGKYWIDHWKSQVGFSYSLASGRTYTNPNETGFLNQKTKAYNSLSLNWAYLLSPQKILYLSVSNALDFKNVNGYQYANTPNSNGVYDRRALRPAADQFFFIGFFWTISDNGTDNQLDNL